In Yersinia enterocolitica subsp. enterocolitica, one DNA window encodes the following:
- a CDS encoding sensor histidine kinase produces the protein MAFKITVWFILTLMSTLWLGWYGLNTQQAEREADFRTIHRELSQQLAQQQAILFLALEPSQLVQLQRHFPQLVAINQTPADQSKPGQLTLHLQDGDYRLANSYSGSGLQVNAQKLLQVVGLPPHFDSLVLRYQQHQLAILGHSAPESFWQWQKPVGEGAQSFTLIGHATPVWRDLPWFTALLLSLIIAAALYSWHRWQLLAQHRLHAEQRAKFADQARLNAMGEIATGIAHELNQPLTATLTYNQTALRLLPPQDEQVAPLLVASVEQIKRIAALLDRLRTLLSRGQINLQPVVVADIWRRVNVLLSQEITAANVKIINIIPANLSTLQSDPLWLEQVFHNLLSNALQALQHTSNPAITFTINIKFKQWVIQIEDNGPGLNHQQLDNLFSPFYTTRESGLGLGLTLCETLVQRMGGDIKAGNNEHRGACFTLTFPLIAGSTHDKTHLSD, from the coding sequence GCTGGGCTGGTACGGGCTAAATACACAGCAAGCTGAGCGCGAGGCTGATTTTCGTACTATTCATCGCGAATTGAGCCAACAGTTGGCGCAGCAGCAGGCAATTTTATTTTTGGCGTTGGAACCGAGCCAACTGGTGCAATTACAGCGCCATTTCCCACAACTGGTAGCGATAAACCAAACACCAGCAGATCAATCGAAACCCGGTCAACTCACCTTGCACCTTCAGGATGGAGATTATCGTTTAGCCAACTCCTACAGCGGCAGTGGTTTGCAGGTTAATGCCCAGAAGTTGCTGCAAGTGGTAGGTTTACCGCCTCATTTTGACAGTCTGGTATTGCGCTATCAGCAGCATCAACTCGCGATTTTGGGCCATTCAGCGCCTGAAAGTTTCTGGCAGTGGCAAAAACCGGTGGGTGAAGGGGCGCAATCTTTTACTTTAATCGGTCATGCCACCCCGGTTTGGCGTGATTTACCCTGGTTCACCGCCCTACTGCTTTCGCTGATAATAGCCGCCGCCTTGTACAGTTGGCACCGCTGGCAACTATTGGCTCAACACCGTTTACATGCCGAGCAGCGCGCCAAGTTTGCCGATCAAGCCAGACTCAATGCCATGGGGGAAATTGCAACCGGCATCGCCCATGAATTAAACCAGCCGCTCACCGCAACATTGACCTATAACCAGACCGCGCTACGGCTGTTACCGCCGCAGGATGAACAAGTTGCCCCACTGCTGGTGGCCTCTGTTGAGCAAATCAAACGCATTGCCGCTTTATTAGATCGGCTGCGAACCTTACTCAGTCGTGGGCAGATAAATTTACAACCGGTTGTCGTGGCTGATATCTGGCGGCGAGTGAATGTGTTGTTGAGTCAGGAAATAACCGCAGCGAATGTCAAAATCATAAATATTATTCCGGCAAATCTATCTACACTGCAAAGTGACCCTTTATGGCTGGAGCAGGTTTTTCATAATTTGCTCAGTAATGCCCTTCAAGCATTACAACACACATCAAACCCAGCCATCACTTTCACCATAAATATTAAGTTTAAACAATGGGTTATTCAGATTGAAGATAATGGACCAGGGCTTAATCATCAGCAATTAGATAACTTATTCAGCCCCTTCTATACTACCCGAGAGAGCGGGTTGGGCTTAGGGCTGACTCTTTGTGAAACCTTGGTACAACGAATGGGAGGCGACATAAAAGCGGGAAATAATGAACATAGGGGCGCTTGCTTTACCCTCACTTTTCCTCTAATTGCTGGGAGTACGCATGACAAAACACATTTATCTGATTGA
- a CDS encoding response regulator transcription factor, whose translation MTKHIYLIDDDEGVRAALSALLTTMGWEVKAFRNGQIFLDTFAITQPSCVLLDIRMPGKSGMTILEAIQERNSALPVIIMTGHGNVELCRRAFKGGALEFLTKPIDADVLIETVSMALEQHEQSLTAHKQRESYQQLFNQLSAREREVAALIIQGETSKQIAHTLSLSPRTVEAHRANIFAKLEVNSLASLIHHYHLSAQ comes from the coding sequence ATGACAAAACACATTTATCTGATTGATGACGATGAGGGTGTTCGCGCGGCGTTGAGCGCATTACTCACCACTATGGGCTGGGAGGTTAAAGCATTCCGTAACGGTCAGATATTCCTCGATACCTTTGCCATTACTCAGCCAAGTTGTGTACTGCTCGATATTCGTATGCCGGGTAAAAGTGGCATGACGATATTAGAAGCTATCCAAGAGCGTAATAGCGCCCTGCCGGTCATCATTATGACGGGGCATGGTAATGTTGAATTATGCCGCCGGGCCTTTAAAGGTGGTGCACTGGAGTTTTTGACCAAACCTATTGATGCCGATGTCCTGATCGAAACCGTCAGTATGGCGCTGGAGCAGCATGAACAATCGCTGACAGCCCATAAGCAGCGGGAGAGCTATCAACAGCTATTCAACCAACTCTCTGCTCGCGAGCGGGAAGTTGCTGCCCTGATTATTCAAGGGGAAACCAGCAAACAGATTGCCCATACATTGTCACTGTCTCCACGAACGGTTGAGGCTCACCGCGCGAATATCTTTGCCAAGCTAGAGGTCAACTCGCTGGCCTCACTGATTCATCACTATCACTTATCCGCCCAATAA
- a CDS encoding GlcG/HbpS family heme-binding protein, with the protein MIKPLALTSALFIGLITQASAAGLNTERNISLALATDVASRTLAVCQADGYNVAVTVVDRAGIIKTVLRADNAGPHTVKASEQKAFTALSTKTPSGTVMENSQKTPAANNLKDIPGFLLLGGGVPVKAGDEVVGAIGVAGAPGGHLDAQCATKALEQISAQLK; encoded by the coding sequence ATGATCAAGCCTCTTGCCCTGACCTCCGCCTTATTCATCGGCCTGATAACTCAAGCTTCTGCTGCGGGTCTGAATACTGAACGCAATATCTCTTTGGCTCTGGCTACCGATGTGGCAAGCCGTACCCTTGCCGTTTGCCAGGCTGATGGCTATAACGTTGCGGTCACCGTGGTGGATCGCGCTGGCATCATCAAAACTGTGCTGCGTGCTGATAATGCTGGCCCACATACCGTAAAAGCCAGTGAGCAAAAAGCCTTTACTGCGCTGTCGACCAAAACCCCAAGTGGCACAGTTATGGAAAACAGTCAGAAAACGCCCGCGGCCAATAACCTGAAAGATATTCCCGGCTTCTTACTCTTAGGTGGCGGTGTGCCGGTGAAAGCAGGAGATGAAGTGGTCGGTGCGATAGGTGTTGCTGGCGCGCCCGGCGGGCATCTGGATGCACAATGTGCCACAAAAGCACTGGAGCAAATCAGCGCTCAGTTGAAGTAA
- a CDS encoding NCS2 family permease produces the protein MSKPNLDTEQGLLERVFKLKQHGTTARTELIAGITTFLTMVYIVFVNPQILGVAGMDVQAVFVTTCLIAAFGSIFMGLLANLPVALAPAMGLNAFFAFVVVGAMGISWQVGMGAIFWGAIGFLLLTIFRIRYWMIANIPLSLRVGITSGIGLFIAMMGLKNAGIVVANPDTLVAVGNLTSHSVLLGALGFFIIAVLASRNIHAAVLVSIVVTTLIGWALGDVHYSGIFSMPPSVTSVVGQVDLAGALNISMAGIIFSFMLVNLFDSSGTLIGVTDKAGLTDHKGKFPRMKQALYVDSISSVAGAFIGTSSVTAYIESSSGVSVGGRTGLTAVVVGILFLLVMFVSPLAGMVPAYAAAGALIYVGVLMTSSLSRVKWDDLTEAVPAFVTAVMMPFSFSITEGIALGFISYCLMKLGTGRWREISPCVVVVALLFVLKIAFVDH, from the coding sequence ATGAGTAAACCAAACCTTGATACTGAGCAGGGGCTGCTCGAACGTGTTTTTAAACTGAAGCAACATGGGACTACCGCACGTACTGAGTTAATTGCGGGTATCACGACCTTCCTGACTATGGTCTATATCGTGTTCGTTAACCCACAGATTTTAGGGGTTGCGGGTATGGATGTGCAGGCCGTATTCGTGACGACCTGCCTGATTGCCGCCTTTGGTAGCATCTTTATGGGCCTATTGGCTAACTTACCGGTCGCTCTGGCACCGGCGATGGGGCTTAATGCTTTCTTCGCTTTTGTGGTGGTTGGCGCGATGGGTATTTCATGGCAAGTCGGCATGGGAGCTATTTTCTGGGGCGCAATCGGTTTCCTTTTGCTGACCATTTTCCGTATCCGATATTGGATGATTGCTAACATTCCGCTAAGCCTGCGGGTGGGGATCACCAGCGGTATCGGCCTGTTTATTGCGATGATGGGGCTGAAAAATGCGGGCATCGTGGTGGCAAATCCAGACACGTTAGTCGCGGTGGGAAATCTAACCTCTCACAGTGTGTTGTTGGGGGCGCTGGGCTTCTTTATTATCGCAGTTCTGGCATCTCGCAATATCCATGCCGCAGTCCTGGTATCGATTGTTGTGACGACATTAATCGGCTGGGCGCTGGGTGATGTCCATTACTCTGGCATCTTCTCCATGCCGCCAAGTGTGACCTCAGTGGTTGGGCAGGTCGATTTAGCCGGTGCGCTGAATATTAGTATGGCCGGAATCATTTTCTCCTTCATGCTGGTTAACCTGTTCGATTCATCCGGTACATTGATTGGTGTGACGGATAAAGCCGGTTTAACCGATCATAAAGGCAAGTTCCCGCGCATGAAACAAGCGCTGTATGTGGACAGCATTAGCTCTGTTGCCGGCGCGTTTATTGGTACGTCATCAGTGACGGCTTATATCGAAAGCTCTTCTGGTGTTTCTGTCGGTGGCCGTACCGGCTTAACTGCGGTGGTAGTGGGGATTTTATTCCTGCTGGTGATGTTTGTTTCTCCACTGGCGGGAATGGTGCCAGCCTATGCCGCCGCGGGTGCGTTGATTTATGTTGGCGTGCTGATGACCTCCAGCCTATCCCGTGTGAAATGGGATGACCTGACCGAAGCTGTTCCGGCGTTTGTTACCGCAGTGATGATGCCGTTCAGTTTCTCGATTACTGAAGGGATCGCGCTGGGCTTTATCTCTTACTGCCTGATGAAACTCGGTACTGGTCGCTGGCGTGAGATCAGCCCATGCGTGGTGGTGGTTGCGCTACTGTTTGTGCTGAAAATTGCGTTTGTTGATCACTAA
- the yieH gene encoding 6-phosphogluconate phosphatase has translation MSNIECVMFDCDGTLVDSEVLCCRAYVVMFAHYDIHLSLEEVIKRFKGVKLNEIVARVSQENGLDEPIEKLEKLYRAEVARLFDAELQPIAGAKALLEQITLPVCVVSNGPVSKMQHSLGLTGLLPFFEDKLYSGYDIQRWKPDPTLIYHAAEKMHVAAERCILVEDSAAGTHAGIAAGIPVYYYCADPHNQPIHHPLVTMFDDMQQLPDLWRERGWQITSH, from the coding sequence GTGAGTAATATTGAATGCGTTATGTTCGATTGCGACGGAACGTTGGTCGACAGTGAAGTCCTGTGTTGTCGGGCCTATGTCGTGATGTTTGCCCATTATGATATTCACCTGTCACTGGAAGAAGTGATTAAGCGTTTTAAAGGCGTAAAACTCAATGAGATTGTCGCGCGTGTGAGTCAAGAAAACGGCCTGGATGAACCCATAGAAAAGCTGGAAAAACTCTACCGTGCCGAAGTTGCCCGCTTATTTGATGCCGAGTTACAACCCATCGCTGGTGCAAAAGCCCTGTTAGAGCAAATCACGTTGCCGGTTTGCGTGGTGTCCAATGGGCCGGTGAGTAAAATGCAGCACTCTCTTGGGCTGACCGGATTACTGCCGTTTTTTGAAGACAAACTTTATAGCGGCTATGACATCCAGCGTTGGAAGCCCGATCCGACACTGATTTATCATGCAGCAGAAAAGATGCATGTCGCGGCTGAGCGCTGCATATTAGTTGAAGACTCAGCAGCCGGTACCCACGCCGGAATAGCCGCAGGGATACCGGTGTATTATTACTGCGCCGACCCGCATAACCAGCCGATTCACCACCCATTAGTCACTATGTTTGATGATATGCAGCAACTGCCTGATTTATGGCGTGAAAGAGGCTGGCAGATTACCAGCCATTAA
- a CDS encoding amino acid ABC transporter permease: protein MDFTIIADNWTYLLWGTFPDGPLGGAALTLLISLLAGVASAVLGTALGVALAMSRGVWAAVLAAVLGFFRAIPVIMLIFWTYFLLPMVFGVDIPEITTVVCALALIASAYLAHAVKAGIVAIGAGQWQAGLSLGFNRWQVLWFVILPQALRMMVPSFINQWISLIKDTSLAYIVGVNELTFLATQVNNRSMVYPMEVFLFVALVYFVLCLTLDLLANALNRCFSPQHAINKQSAIKRSWRWWQNKPVLPAS from the coding sequence ATGGATTTTACCATTATTGCTGATAACTGGACTTATCTGTTGTGGGGCACTTTTCCTGATGGCCCACTAGGCGGAGCTGCACTAACCTTGTTGATCAGCCTGCTAGCTGGAGTGGCTTCGGCAGTTTTAGGCACGGCGCTGGGCGTGGCGTTGGCGATGTCCCGCGGTGTTTGGGCCGCAGTATTGGCCGCAGTTCTAGGGTTTTTCCGCGCAATTCCGGTGATTATGTTGATTTTTTGGACGTATTTTCTGCTGCCAATGGTGTTTGGTGTGGATATACCGGAAATTACCACGGTGGTGTGCGCGCTGGCATTGATTGCATCGGCTTATCTGGCTCATGCGGTGAAAGCCGGGATCGTGGCAATTGGGGCTGGGCAGTGGCAGGCAGGGTTATCGTTAGGTTTTAATCGCTGGCAGGTTTTGTGGTTTGTGATCTTGCCACAAGCTTTGCGTATGATGGTGCCATCCTTTATTAATCAATGGATTTCGTTGATTAAGGACACCTCGCTAGCTTATATCGTCGGGGTAAATGAACTGACATTTTTGGCCACTCAGGTTAATAACCGCAGCATGGTTTACCCGATGGAAGTGTTCCTGTTCGTGGCATTGGTCTATTTCGTTTTATGTTTGACCTTAGATTTGCTGGCAAATGCACTTAACCGCTGTTTTAGCCCACAACATGCTATTAACAAGCAAAGCGCCATTAAACGGTCATGGCGCTGGTGGCAAAATAAGCCGGTATTGCCAGCAAGTTAA
- a CDS encoding amino acid ABC transporter permease, whose amino-acid sequence MNLHHLTDWLLAPQYLGWLWHGFLLTLWISACTVVASTLLGFLLAAARDSELKGLQWFSIGYSTLFRNTPLLIQLFFWYFAASQFLPASWIPWLNTPHEITFFGLTLGWPSFEFLAGFIGLTCYSTAFIAEELRSGISGVAKGQKYAAHALGLTGWQAMRHVVLPQALKIAMPPLLGQYMNIIKNSSLAMAIGVAELSYASRQVETETLRTFQAFGIATVLYIAIIALIEAWGMWRQQRTLAKGH is encoded by the coding sequence ATGAATCTACATCACCTCACTGATTGGTTACTGGCTCCGCAATATCTTGGCTGGTTGTGGCACGGTTTTCTGCTGACGTTGTGGATTTCAGCCTGCACGGTGGTAGCTTCGACGTTGTTGGGCTTTTTGCTGGCCGCCGCCAGAGACAGTGAACTCAAAGGGCTGCAATGGTTTTCCATTGGTTACAGCACCCTATTTCGCAACACACCACTGTTGATCCAGTTGTTCTTTTGGTACTTCGCTGCCAGTCAGTTTCTACCCGCATCCTGGATACCTTGGCTTAATACACCTCATGAAATCACGTTTTTCGGGTTAACCCTCGGCTGGCCTTCTTTCGAATTTTTGGCTGGTTTTATCGGGTTGACCTGCTATTCCACGGCATTTATTGCTGAAGAGTTGCGCTCGGGGATAAGCGGGGTTGCGAAGGGGCAAAAGTATGCTGCCCATGCACTGGGGTTGACAGGATGGCAGGCCATGCGCCATGTGGTGTTGCCGCAGGCGTTGAAGATAGCGATGCCACCGTTACTTGGCCAATATATGAATATTATTAAAAACTCGTCGTTAGCAATGGCTATTGGGGTGGCTGAGCTTTCTTATGCCTCTCGCCAGGTTGAAACAGAAACATTGCGAACATTCCAGGCTTTCGGTATTGCGACGGTGTTGTATATCGCGATTATTGCGTTGATTGAGGCCTGGGGTATGTGGCGTCAGCAGCGAACCCTCGCTAAGGGGCACTGA
- a CDS encoding ABC transporter substrate-binding protein — protein MQQSLSTKKSVLALTLLASLTTLSGAAHADKLDDIKQAGVVRIAVFDSNPPFGYIDPQTKKLVGYDVDVANAIAKDLGVKVELRATNPANRIPLLTSKKVDLIAANFTITDDRAKEVNFSLPYFATGQKFIAHKGVLKTPEDIGKLRIGADKGTVQEITLRDRYPTAKVISYDDTPVAFTALRNGNVQAITQDDAKLVGLLGNLPEAQKADFEISPFSITKEYQGIGIPKGEDRLTAEVNETLVKLEKDGEAAKIYDRWFGPEIKAAQPRGDFKFAPLDQQPKA, from the coding sequence ATGCAGCAATCTCTATCCACAAAAAAAAGCGTTCTGGCACTAACGTTGTTAGCGAGCCTGACCACACTTTCTGGTGCGGCTCATGCAGATAAACTGGATGATATCAAGCAAGCTGGCGTGGTACGGATTGCTGTTTTTGATAGTAACCCACCATTCGGTTATATCGATCCGCAGACCAAAAAACTGGTGGGATATGATGTGGATGTGGCAAATGCTATTGCGAAAGATTTAGGGGTAAAAGTTGAATTGCGGGCAACCAACCCGGCAAACCGCATTCCATTACTAACATCTAAGAAAGTGGATTTGATTGCTGCCAACTTCACCATTACTGATGACCGTGCCAAGGAAGTGAACTTCAGCTTGCCGTATTTTGCCACTGGCCAGAAATTTATTGCTCATAAAGGTGTGCTGAAAACACCAGAAGATATCGGCAAATTACGTATCGGTGCGGATAAAGGCACGGTACAGGAAATAACCTTACGTGACCGTTATCCAACCGCGAAAGTCATTTCCTACGATGATACTCCTGTGGCATTTACTGCTTTGCGCAATGGTAATGTTCAAGCTATCACTCAGGATGATGCCAAATTAGTCGGGCTACTGGGTAACCTTCCTGAAGCACAAAAAGCAGATTTTGAAATCTCACCATTCAGTATTACCAAAGAATATCAAGGTATTGGTATTCCTAAAGGCGAAGATCGTTTAACCGCTGAAGTGAACGAGACTCTGGTTAAACTGGAAAAAGATGGCGAAGCAGCAAAAATTTATGATCGCTGGTTCGGGCCAGAAATCAAAGCCGCTCAACCTCGTGGCGATTTCAAATTTGCACCATTGGATCAACAGCCTAAAGCCTAA
- a CDS encoding EspJ family T3SS effector ADP-ribosyltransferase, translating into MNFIKSGFSSLSNILGMSCRSYAVSKGHAASKFAGNILSTKSSPIELLTYRCADLSKEHFITQNILSIFDISENFVAIRVQGDKFTDLKNKTIQGHKNTVAKVRDWYNPYQNNFGISMGKLKPSSDIAKKECRNAINVMLMEKNDFKNKILNHDNLQSQYGGDGNKSLVVASLKDFLDIGAKVYPDESSALRLGQPFIITFPETTKINVDIYPVSNK; encoded by the coding sequence ATGAATTTTATAAAAAGCGGTTTTTCATCACTCAGCAATATTTTGGGTATGAGTTGTAGATCATACGCGGTTTCAAAGGGGCATGCAGCGAGTAAATTTGCTGGAAATATATTATCGACTAAAAGTTCGCCTATAGAATTACTTACTTACAGATGTGCTGATTTATCAAAAGAGCATTTTATTACACAGAATATTTTGTCAATCTTCGATATTAGTGAAAATTTTGTTGCTATAAGAGTTCAGGGAGATAAATTTACAGATTTAAAAAACAAAACAATACAGGGTCATAAGAATACTGTGGCAAAAGTAAGAGATTGGTATAATCCATATCAAAATAATTTCGGTATTTCTATGGGAAAACTTAAACCATCATCCGATATAGCAAAAAAAGAGTGTAGAAATGCCATAAATGTAATGCTGATGGAAAAGAATGACTTTAAAAATAAAATACTAAATCACGATAATTTACAGAGCCAATATGGAGGTGATGGAAACAAAAGCTTGGTAGTTGCATCATTAAAAGATTTTCTTGATATAGGTGCTAAGGTTTATCCAGATGAATCAAGTGCATTAAGATTAGGTCAGCCGTTTATCATAACTTTTCCGGAAACGACAAAAATCAATGTTGATATTTATCCAGTGAGCAACAAATAG
- the phoU gene encoding phosphate signaling complex protein PhoU — translation MDNLNLNKHISGQFNAELEHIRTQVLTMGGLVEQQLSDAITAMHNQDGELAQRVIEGDKKVNMMEVAIDEACVRIIAKRQPTASDLRLVMAIIKTISELERIGDVADKICRTALEKFSHQHQPLLVSLESLGRHTVQMLHDVLDAFARMDLDEAIRIYREDKKVDQEYEGIVRQLMTYMMEDPRTIPSVLTALFCARSIERIGDRCQNICEFIFYFVKGQDFRHLGGDDLEKLLSSKTEK, via the coding sequence ATGGATAACTTGAATCTTAATAAACATATTTCCGGCCAGTTCAATGCAGAACTTGAACATATCCGCACCCAGGTTTTGACCATGGGCGGGCTGGTGGAGCAACAATTATCTGACGCGATCACCGCCATGCACAATCAGGACGGTGAGTTGGCGCAGCGCGTCATCGAGGGTGATAAAAAGGTCAATATGATGGAAGTGGCTATTGATGAAGCCTGTGTGCGCATCATTGCCAAACGTCAACCGACGGCGAGTGATTTACGCTTGGTGATGGCTATTATCAAGACTATTTCTGAGCTGGAACGCATCGGTGATGTGGCGGATAAAATCTGCCGCACTGCGCTGGAAAAATTCTCGCATCAGCACCAGCCTTTGTTAGTCAGTTTGGAGTCTTTAGGCCGGCATACTGTGCAGATGCTGCATGATGTCTTGGATGCCTTTGCCCGTATGGATTTGGATGAAGCTATCCGAATCTATCGCGAAGATAAGAAAGTCGATCAGGAATATGAAGGCATTGTGCGCCAACTGATGACTTATATGATGGAAGATCCGCGAACTATCCCAAGTGTGCTAACAGCATTATTTTGCGCCCGTTCGATTGAACGTATTGGCGACCGCTGCCAGAATATTTGCGAATTTATCTTCTACTTTGTTAAAGGCCAGGATTTCCGTCACTTGGGCGGCGACGATTTAGAAAAACTGCTTTCCAGTAAGACTGAAAAATAA
- the pstB gene encoding phosphate ABC transporter ATP-binding protein PstB, with amino-acid sequence MSMATDINNSKIQVRDLNFYYGKFHALKNISLDIAKNQVTAFIGPSGCGKSTLLRTFNKMYQLYPDQRAEGDILLDGQNILTDKQDIALLRAKVGMVFQKPTPFPMSIYDNIAFGVKLFENLSRADMDERVQWALTKAALWNETKDKLHQSGYSLSGGQQQRLCIARGIAIRPDVLLLDEPCSALDPISTGRIEELISELKSDYTVVIVTHNMQQAARCSDHTAFMYLGELIEFSDTDTLFTAPQQKQTEDYITGRYG; translated from the coding sequence ATGAGTATGGCTACTGACATCAACAACAGCAAAATTCAGGTTCGCGATCTGAACTTCTACTACGGTAAATTCCATGCGCTGAAGAATATTTCGCTGGATATTGCCAAAAACCAGGTCACAGCATTCATTGGCCCATCAGGCTGTGGTAAGTCTACTCTGCTGCGTACATTCAATAAAATGTATCAGTTGTATCCGGATCAGCGTGCTGAAGGTGATATTTTGCTGGATGGGCAAAATATCCTGACCGATAAACAAGATATCGCGTTGTTGCGGGCCAAAGTGGGTATGGTTTTCCAAAAGCCAACGCCATTCCCCATGTCGATTTACGATAACATTGCCTTTGGTGTGAAACTGTTTGAGAACTTGTCTCGCGCTGATATGGATGAACGCGTGCAATGGGCATTGACCAAAGCGGCTTTGTGGAATGAAACCAAGGATAAGCTACACCAGAGCGGTTATAGCTTGTCGGGTGGGCAGCAGCAGCGTTTATGTATTGCCCGAGGTATCGCCATTCGTCCAGATGTGTTGTTGCTTGATGAGCCTTGTTCAGCACTTGACCCTATTTCTACCGGTCGAATTGAAGAGCTGATTAGTGAGTTGAAGTCGGACTATACCGTGGTGATTGTGACGCACAACATGCAGCAGGCCGCTCGCTGTTCAGATCACACAGCATTTATGTATCTGGGTGAGTTAATTGAATTCAGTGATACCGATACCCTGTTTACCGCACCACAGCAGAAACAGACGGAAGATTATATTACTGGTCGCTATGGCTGA
- the pstA gene encoding phosphate ABC transporter permease PstA, with amino-acid sequence MTTMNMQSDATLMETRRKKQAWRRQKNRIALILSMATMAFGLFWLVWILFSTVTKGIDGMSLALFTEMTPPPNTAGGGLANAIAGSGLLILWATVIGTPLGIMAGIYLAEYGRKSWLAEITRFINDILLSAPSIVVGLFVYTIVVAKMEHFSGWAGVIALALLQIPIVIRTTENMLKLVPDSLREAAYALGTPKWRMISAITLKASISGILTGILLAVARIAGETAPLLFTSLSNQFWSTDLTRPIANLPVTIFKFAMSPFAEWQQLAWAGVLLITLCVLLLNILARVIFAKKKY; translated from the coding sequence ATGACGACGATGAATATGCAAAGTGATGCGACGCTGATGGAAACCCGCCGTAAAAAGCAGGCCTGGCGTCGTCAAAAGAATCGGATTGCCTTGATACTTTCAATGGCAACTATGGCGTTTGGCTTGTTCTGGTTAGTGTGGATTTTATTTTCTACCGTCACCAAAGGTATCGACGGCATGTCTTTGGCGCTGTTTACCGAGATGACACCACCACCTAATACCGCTGGCGGTGGTTTGGCTAACGCCATTGCCGGGAGTGGATTATTAATTCTGTGGGCGACCGTCATCGGCACCCCATTGGGCATCATGGCGGGAATTTATCTGGCGGAATATGGCCGTAAATCCTGGCTGGCAGAAATTACCCGCTTTATTAATGACATTTTGCTATCCGCTCCTTCTATCGTGGTCGGCTTGTTTGTTTACACCATTGTGGTTGCCAAGATGGAGCATTTCTCGGGCTGGGCTGGGGTGATTGCACTGGCGCTGTTACAGATACCTATTGTTATCCGTACCACTGAAAATATGTTGAAACTGGTGCCTGATAGCCTGCGCGAAGCGGCCTACGCATTAGGAACGCCAAAATGGCGCATGATATCGGCCATTACGTTGAAAGCCTCAATATCAGGTATTTTGACTGGGATCTTGCTGGCAGTCGCACGTATTGCCGGTGAAACGGCACCTTTGCTGTTCACGTCGCTCTCCAACCAATTCTGGAGCACCGATCTGACGCGGCCTATTGCGAACTTGCCGGTCACTATCTTTAAGTTTGCCATGAGCCCGTTTGCCGAATGGCAGCAGCTGGCATGGGCTGGGGTGCTGTTAATCACGCTATGTGTACTGTTACTGAATATTCTGGCTCGCGTTATTTTTGCTAAGAAAAAATATTAA